The Flavobacterium sp. M31R6 nucleotide sequence CAAAAAACGAATTATGGAAGTTTACCTCAACAGTATCGAAATGGGTGACGGCGTTTATGGAGCTTATGCAGCAACAGAACATTGGTATCGAAAAGATGCTTCAAGCTTAACAATGGTTCAAGCAGCCGGAATTGCTGCAATATTGCCCAATCCGAGAAAATACAAAGCCACAAGTTCCTCCTCATACATCAACAATAGAAAGACAAAAATTGTTCGGATTATGAGGCATATCGGAAAGATTGAGTATTAACCCAAGTTCAATTAAAGAGAGCAGAAACATTTGGCATTTTTGGAAGCATCGTCGCGCTTTCTGTTTCAATCTTATAAGCCGAACCCCGGCTTATAAGGATTTTTACTTCAATCGGGGCTAAAGGGAGATATTTAGCTTTTTTGCCATCATTACCTCAAAAAATAAACCCCAATAACAATTTGTTATTGGGGTTTATTCTTTTGAGAAAATTTAAATCTTAGAATTTAAAGGCAACTCCTAAAACAAAGTTTCTTCCCAGATTGGGTATTCCCGAAGTGGCTAAACGAGATAAATGTGGAATATAAGTTTTATTAAACAAATTGTTTCCATTTAAGTTTAGGTCAAAAGCGGTTTTACCCAACTTTACTTTACCTCCAAAACCCATATTCACCAAGGTATAACCATCTGAGGAAATGTCATAACCACTTACTTTCTCTTGACTGAAAGTGGTCGAAACATTTAAAGTGGCAAAAGCATCTTCAATCCAATTTCCAAGTTTAAAATCGGTTTTTATGGTGTTGTCCCAATTGTTTGCCGGAATTTGAGGTAAGTAACCTCCATCTTGCAGTTTCCCTGTAACGGTTTCAAAACTGGATTCAATATGCAACCAATCCAAAGGGTGCGGATGAATATGCAAAGCGACTTCTCCTCCATATAAATTGGCATTATTTTGGATATAGTTATATACATTGAACCCGTCAATTTCTGCTCCAGACGGTGACGAATAAATGTAATCGTTTATGTGATTGTAAAAACCACTCACACTAAACTCAAAATGGGTGCTTTTATATTCCAAATCCAAATCGGTTTGAAGGTTTTGCTCGGTTTTTAAATCAGGATTCCCTATTTCATAACGAAAAGTTCCTTCGTGAACGCCATTCGAAGACAGCTCAGCCAAATTTGGAGCCCTGAATCCTGTTGCAGCATTCAATCGGAAAGACAAATCCTTGGCAAAATAGGTTTTGTAACCCAATGAAGCGTTGAAGCTATCATAGTTTTTATCGAGTGCCTCAAAATATCCTTCCTCACCAACAATACCGTGTTCTTCGGAAACTAAGTGTCGGTAATCAAAGCGAAGACCTCCCTGCAATGAATTCACACCCCAATTGTAAATCCCGGTTCCAAAAACTCCAAAATCATTTGTTGTTGCATTTGGAATTAAAAATTCATCAGCCAAATTTTTATTTTCCTGAGACATTCCTTGGATACCAAAAATGCTTTCTACTTTTCCAATTTTTGGCAAATAGTATTTGATATTATAATCAAATGTGTTTAAAATCATATGCAAAATCGCAACGTTACTGTCTTCAAATTCGCTTCGGTCATTCTTGATATAACCTAAATTTACATCCAATTTTGAATCGCTAAAAAACAGCGTGTTATTCAAAGAAAGCAAATTATTGAAAACACCTTGTTTTGGAAAGGTAGTTTTCTTGGTTGTGGTTTGCTCAGCAATTCCATCTTCGGGAATTCCAACATCGAGATTATTGTAATTGTATCTGAAAATACTAGAAAACTTAGCATTGCTATACCCTATTCCGGCCTTGAAATCCATTTCCTGAAAACGTGTATTTGTAACACGGTCACCATCTGGAATTTTATAATCGGATTGGGTGTTGTAAGCGCCACGTATTAAATATTTCCAATTATCGGTAGATGTTTTCAAGCCTAAAGTTGTGCTCGCTCCAAGCGTATTTGAAAACAATCGTTGCCCAAAATCCCCTTGAAAAGTATTTGCCAAAGCAAATTTTTCGGGATTAAAAAACAAAACGCCTCCCAATGCATCCGA carries:
- a CDS encoding TonB-dependent receptor, producing MKRYIVALLLGLTTFLHAQNSISGKVTDSKNNPLAGVVVDASELHKSTKTDQNGKYTLTELPSGDLTLVFSYVGFSTQDKKIEKVQNAPTLDVVMDELAFQMDEVIVSTPFSKLQSQNVMKVDRESVKSMQEKGSATLIEGLATIPGVSQVSTGTSIGKPVIRGLSGNRVLVYTQGVRLENQQFGDEHGLGLNDSGVDNVEVIKGPASLLYGSDALGGVLFFNPEKFALANTFQGDFGQRLFSNTLGASTTLGLKTSTDNWKYLIRGAYNTQSDYKIPDGDRVTNTRFQEMDFKAGIGYSNAKFSSIFRYNYNNLDVGIPEDGIAEQTTTKKTTFPKQGVFNNLLSLNNTLFFSDSKLDVNLGYIKNDRSEFEDSNVAILHMILNTFDYNIKYYLPKIGKVESIFGIQGMSQENKNLADEFLIPNATTNDFGVFGTGIYNWGVNSLQGGLRFDYRHLVSEEHGIVGEEGYFEALDKNYDSFNASLGYKTYFAKDLSFRLNAATGFRAPNLAELSSNGVHEGTFRYEIGNPDLKTEQNLQTDLDLEYKSTHFEFSVSGFYNHINDYIYSSPSGAEIDGFNVYNYIQNNANLYGGEVALHIHPHPLDWLHIESSFETVTGKLQDGGYLPQIPANNWDNTIKTDFKLGNWIEDAFATLNVSTTFSQEKVSGYDISSDGYTLVNMGFGGKVKLGKTAFDLNLNGNNLFNKTYIPHLSRLATSGIPNLGRNFVLGVAFKF